A single region of the Fusarium fujikuroi IMI 58289 draft genome, chromosome FFUJ_chr05 genome encodes:
- a CDS encoding probable FMN-dependent 2-nitropropane dioxygenase, giving the protein MSSSQLLNRFPWAKSPLISNAPMLGIATPLMAAEVTRAGGLGFLPSLAYIEPNSEHINRLIGHFDEVRELLEADQPSDRPLRVGASFITSHSSLSYFDETALPLIAKYRPAAIWLFAPDGDLRPHSKIIPSLKALGHPPIVFVQVGNVAAAREAAQDGADVLVTQGVDAGGHQFRQGSGIVSLVPEVRDMLDREFPDRPISIVAAGGIADGRGVAGALALGAEGVVMGTKFTIAPESNYPEIRKKKVLEAVDGGVSTFKSTFNDRIVNSPLWGPLYDGRAIVGPVHEKFLAGASLEECQRSLKEDYSEEQARYLVNTWAGTGVGLIHKVQPTGEIVREVREQARRELQRAAGFV; this is encoded by the exons ATGAGCTCTTCACAGCTTCTCAACCGTTTCCCCTGGGCGAAGAGTCCCCTCATCAGCAATGCGCCCATGCTCGGCATTGCTACGCCTCTCATGGCGGCTGAGGTTACAAGAGCTGGGGGCCTTG GATTTCTTCCCTCGCTGGCATACATTGAACCAAACTCGGAGCACATTAATAGACTTATTGGCCATTTTGATGAAGTCCGCGAACTTCTCGAAGCCGATCAGCCCTCTGATAGGCCACTCCGTGTCGGGGCTAGCTTCATAACAAGTCATAGCTCCTTGAGCTACTTTGATGAGACGGCTCTGCCTCTTATAGCCAAGTATCGTCCTGCGGCAATATGGCTGTTTGCTCCAGATGGAGACCTTAGGCCTCATAGCAAGATAATCCCTAGCCTCAAGGCTCTGGGTCATCCCCCGATTGTGTTTGTCCAGGTCGGCAATGTTGCTGCAGCGCGAGAGGCAGCACAAGACGGTGCGGATGTGCTCGTGACTCAGGGTGTAGATGCTGGAGGCCACCAGTTTCGTCAAGGGTCCGGCATTGTGAGCTTGGTACCTGAAGTTAGAGATATGCTGGATAGAGAGTTTCCTGACCGACCAATAAGCATTGTGGCTGCAGGAGGTATTGCAGATGGGCGAGGTGTTGCAGGAGCATTGGCTCTGG GTGCCGAGGGTGTTGTTATGGGGACAAAA TTCACTATTGCGCCCGAATCAAACTATCCTGAGATACGAAAGAAGAAAGTCCTTGAGGCTGTGGATGGTGGCGTGTCAACTTTTAA GTCCACGTTCAATGACAGAATAGTCAACAGTCCTCTTTGGGGGCCCCTCTACGACGGACGTGCTATTGTTGGCCCTGTCCATGAGAAGTTCCTCGCGGGAGCAAGCCTGGAAGAATGTCAACGGAGCCTCAAAGAAGATTACTCAGAGGAGCAGGCTCGTTATCTCGTTAATACCTGGGC GGGAACTGGTGTTGGGCTTATCCATAAGGTCCAGCCTACAGGAGAGATTGTTCGTGAAGTACGCGAACAGGCTCGGCGTGAGCTTCAAAGAGCGGCCGGTTTCGTTTAG
- a CDS encoding probable potassium channel beta subunit protein, giving the protein MAKPEDIPEMEYRFLGRSGLQVSAISLGGWLTYGGHIDKERTFECMKAAYDCGVNFFDCAEEYSNGESEIVMGEAIKKFGWKRNDLVVSTKLYWGGAFGDNPVNNKGLSRKHIVEGINGALKRLDLEYVDLIYAHRPDRRTPMEEIVRAFNHIIDQGKAFYWGTSMWNADEIAQAWRYADKLGLIGPIMEQPAYNMLDRVKVEQEYAHLYREVGLGLTVFSPMRQGILSGKYSDGIPDDSRFANEEIKWVNGFWKQTGKDTWMAIIEQVNQLKPIADRLGLKQSQLALAWVLSNKNVSSAITGASSPKQVYENVRAVAVVKKLTPEILKEIDMILNNKPPEVVERY; this is encoded by the exons ATGGCTAAGCCAGAAGACATCCCCGAGATGGAGTATCGCTTCCTGGGCCGCTCAGGTCTTCAGGTGTCTGCAATCTCTCTCGGAGGATGGCTGACATACGGTGGCCACATCGATAAAG AACGCACCTTTGAATGCATGAAGGCCGCCTATGACTGCGGTGTCAACTTCTTTGACTGTGCCGAAGAATACTCCAATGGTGAATCCGAGATTGTCATGGGtgaggctatcaagaagtTCGGTTGGAAACGAAATGATCTGGTAGTCTCTACCAAG CTCTACTGGGGAGGAGCCTTTGGAGACAACCCCGTCAACAATAAGGGACTTTCGAGAAAGCACATTGTCGAGGGGATTAACGGTGCTCTCAAGCGGTTGGATCTCGAGTATGTCGATCTCATATACGCGCACAGGCCTGATCGTCGAACGCCCATGGAAGAGATCGTTCGTGCGTTCAATCACATTATAGATCAAGGAAAG GCGTTCTACTGGGGAACTTCGATGTGGAATGCCGATGAGATCGCACAGGCGTGGCGATATGCAGACAAACTGGGTCTGATAGGCCCAATTATGGAGCAACCCGCTTATAACATGCTGGATCGAGTCAAGGTAGAGCAGGAATATGCTCACTTGTATCGTGAAGTTGGGCTCGGTCTGACTGTATTCTCACCTATGCGTCAAGGTATCCTGTCTGGAAAATATAGTGACGGCATTCCTGATGACTCTCGCTTCGCCAACGAAGAGATCAAGTGGGTCAATGGTTTCTGGAAGCAAACAGGGAAAGATACCTGGATGGCTATTATTGAGCAGGTCAACCAACTGAAGCCTATTGCGGACAGACTTGGTCTCAAACAGAGTCAACTCGCTCTAGCCTGGGTACTAAGCAATAAGAATGTCAGCTCTGCTATAACGGGTGCTAGCAGTCCTAAGCAGGTGTATGAGAACGTCAGAGCTGTGGCTGTTGTCAAAAAGTTGACACCGGAGATTTTGAAGGAGATTGATAtgattctcaacaacaaaccaCCTGAGGTTGTGGAGCGGTATTAG
- a CDS encoding probable casein kinase I cki2 — translation MASSSSNVVGVHYRVGKKIGEGSFGVIFEGTNLLNNQQVAIKFEPRKSDAPQLRDEYRTYKILVGCREKTRSKTKQFACANTDSAGIPNVYYFGQEGLHNILVIDLLGPSLEDLFDHCGRRFSIKTVVMVAKQMLSRVQTIHEKNLIYRDIKPDNFLIGRPGTKASSVIHVVDFGMAKQYRDPKTKQHIPYRERKSLSGTARYMSINTHLGREQSRRDDLEALGHVFLYFLRGGLPWQGLKAATNKQKYEKIGEKKQTTAIKDLCEGFPEEFSKYLTYVRNLGFEDTPDYDYLRELFTQALKNTGEVEDGEYDWMKISKDSGKGWDSKNHSGAYLHNPNVRPGPSQMELHSGHRPGNTTSHQQAQNLTVGRLNAAQPPPPSPIKQMGKQRDRPSAPGALSAQRGSGVGGLRDMATPTGSTQAQFQNSAQNLPQQPRTSQQGQATQTAQASGQQANPQPSGFQKLMKTLCCG, via the exons ATggcttcgtcatcatccaacGTGGTCGGTGTTCACTACCGAGTTGGCAAGAAAATTGGAGAGGGATCTTTTGGTGTTATTTTTGAAGGCACCAATTTACTCAACAATCAACAAGTCGCTATCAAGTTT GAACCTCGCAAGAGTGATGCCCCCCAACTGCGAGATGAGTACCGGACTTATAAAATCCTTGTGGGCTGCCGTGAGAAGACCCGTTCCAAAACAAAGCAGTTCGCATGTGCTAATACAGATTCAGCCGGTATTCCAAATGTTTACTACTTCGGCCAGGAGGGTCTCCACAATATTCTCGTGATCGACTTACTCGGTCCTTCCCTCGAGGATCTTTTTGATCACTGTGGCCGAAGGTTCTCCATCAAGACGGTGGTCATGGTTGCCAAGCAAATGCTTTCGAGGGTTCAGACCATTCACGAGAAGAATCTCATTTACCGCGATATCAAGCCCGACAACTTCCTCATTGGCCGCCCTGGCACCAAAGCTTCTAGCGTGATTCATGTGGTTGACTTCGGCATGGCCAAGCAGTACCGTGACCCGAAGACGAAGCAACATATCCCATACCGCGAGCGAAAGTCCCTTTCTGGAACTGCACGATACATGAGTATCAACACCCATCTTGGCCGTGAGCAGTCCCGTCGAGACGATCTCGAAGCTCTTGGTCATGTCTTCTTGTACTTTCTTCGAGGTGGTCTTCCTTGGCAGGGATTGAAGGCGGCCACCAACAAGCAGAAATATGAGAAGAttggtgagaagaagcagacaaCTGCTATCAAGGATCTCTGTGAGGGTTTCCCTGAGGAATTCTCTAAATATTTGACGTATGTCCGAAATCTTGGCTTTGAGGATACTCCTGACTACGATTACCTCCGGGAGCTCTTCACACAGGCTCTCAAGAACACTggcgaggttgaggatggcgagtATGACTGGATGAAAATTTCTAAGGATTCGGGAAAGGGATGGGATTCGAAGAACCACAGCGGCGCGTACCTCCACAACCCCAATGTGCGGCCTGGCCCCTCTCAGATGGAGCTGCACAGCGGCCACCGTCCCGGGAATACCACCTCTCACCAACAAGCACAAAACCTTACTGTCGGCCGTTTAAACGCCGCGCAACCCCCTCCTCCGTCTCCGATCAAGCAGATGGGCAAGCAGAGAGATCGGCCAAGCGCCCCCGGCGCCTTGTCAGCGCAGAGGGGGAGCGGGGTTGGGGGTCTTCGGGACATGGCCACGCCCACTGGCTCGACCCAGGCTCAGTTCCAGAACAGTGCCCAGAACCTGCCTCAGCAGCCGAGGACGTCCCAGCAAGGCCAGGCGACTCAGACCGCCCAGGCTAGTGGCCAACAGGCCAATCCTCAGCCCAGTggcttccagaagctgaTGAAGACCCTATGCTGTGGGTAA
- a CDS encoding related to p24 protein, involved in membrane trafficking, with the protein MVASAIFAWDGNLERAELSARDSARSPLAQSRSLNVAASRAPTSKPEPKGEPITTTSSIGLWHIIRSFFVPINDAFLQVPTYQRLVQFLKDISAVAVAIMKFLLPLLSLSAAANALHFFIDGTTPRCFYEELPKDTLVVGHYTAEEWDDRVSAWVKHDGISIYINVDEIFDNDHRVVSQRGAASGRFTFSAADAGDHKICFTPSSSSGRTSWLSAKNPNGGIKLTLDLVIGETNQIESSDKGKIQDITSRVKDLNARLADIRREQVFQREREAEFRDQSESTNARVIRWIIIQLIVLGITCTWQLSHLRSFFIKQKLT; encoded by the exons ATGGTAGCAAGCGCCATCTTTGCCTGGGACGGGAATCTGGAACGGGCTGAGTTATCGGCACGTGACAGTGCTAGATCACCCCTGGCCCAAAGCCGATCATTGAACGTGGCAGCTTCGCGGGCGCCAACGTCGAAGCCAGAGCCAAAGGGGGAACCAATTacaacaacttcaagcaTTGGACTTTGGCACATTATCAGATCGTTCTTTGTTCCCATCAACGACGCTTTCCTTCAAGTGCCTACCTATCAACGACTCGTGCAATTCCTCAAGGACATCAGtgctgtcgctgtcgccATCATGAAATTCCTACTTCCTCTCCTGTCGCTCAGCGCCGCTGCGAATGCGCTGCACTTCTTCATCGACGGCACAACCCCCAGATGTTTCTACGAGGAGTTGCCCAAGGATACACTTGTCGTTGGACATTACACTGCTGAGGAGTGGGATGACCGAGTATCAGCTTGGGTAAAGCATGACGGTATCAGCATCTACATCAACGTCGAC GAAATATTCGATAACGATCACCGTGTCGTTTCTCAGCGCGGCGCTGCTTCTGGCCGCTTTACCTTCTCCGCCGCTGATGCTGGCGACCACAAGATCTGCTTCACCCCTTCGTCCAGCTCTGGCCGCACTTCGTGGCTCTCCGCCAAGAACCCCAATGGCGGCATCAAGTTGACTCTCGACTTGGTCATTGGTGAGACCAACCAAATCGAGAGCAGCGATAAGGGAAAGATCCAGGATATCACATCACGTGTCAAGGACCTCAACGCTCGTCTTGCTGATATCCGCAGAGAACAAGTATTCCAGCGT GAACGAGAGGCTGAGTTCAGAGATCAATCCGAGTCTACAAACGCCCGTGTCATTCGATGGATCATTATCCAGCTCATCGTGCTTGGCATCACCTGCACCTGGCAGCTTTCGCACCTTCGGtcattcttcatcaagcaGAAGCTCACCTAG
- a CDS encoding probable SWR1-complex protein 4, whose translation MTSSDVRDVLNLGDGLSGLRPSKKQKIAAPRPNLKGLAREVHNLGGDNPIAIVPEATHFKKRRFASRKPAARWEMRSFKNSARTDSDFTLRHWRRKDEKQDDSDVSPEQTSQGEQPQLLRDGTENSAFAKYNVQVSVPQYSEDQYQQSLQHNDWTKEETDYLLELARDFDLRWPLIWDRYEWNPPATNGEADADGDESKAIVPATRPRSLEDLKARYYEVASKMMAAQKPVQYMTQPEFSLHELMAHFNPQQEKLRKEFALNALTRSREEAREEESLLLEIKRILARSERFNEERRELYNRLDYPRADTDINAFKSSAGLQNLLQNLMTADKSKKRKSLMPGDGTSPSGTAPPQTAAAASSAATAAAAAQEAGRRESTAASTGPRDSTGPAATPTASNNKKGQQQQQQERRKLSTQEELLYGVTHHDRLGSGPTFRTERINKLFSHKSNQQQNRITNVLNELDVPNKLAMPTAATTHQYEQLLAAVNSLLDARKVSDKLDAEIKVEQAKKAEREKAMAPPESESTVEKDKADQDPGTGNDSEAGAATGATAGKADGDVTSAPGDTSKDISEMTAPTIEASDASSKETELLNEIDKNGRPGSSGAAHKRSASVLSSVSDKSNKRQKK comes from the coding sequence ATGACCTCTTCCGACGTTCGCGATGTGCTAAATTTGGGTGATGGCCTATCAGGTCTGAGGCCgagcaagaagcaaaagattgCTGCACCAAGGCCAAACTTGAAGGGTTTGGCTCGTGAGGTACACAATCTGGGGGGCGACAACCCCATTGCTATTGTCCCTGAAGCTACACATTTCAAGAAGCGACGCTTTGCAAGTCGCAAACCTGCAGCGAGATGGGAGATGCGATCGTTCAAAAATTCGGCGCGTACCGATTCAGATTTTACTTTGCGGCACTGGAGGAGgaaggatgagaagcaaGATGATAGTGACGTATCACCAGAACAAACGAGTCAAGGAGAACAGCCACAACTACTCAGAGATGGAACGGAGAACTCTGCGTTTGCAAAATACAACGTGCAGGTCTCAGTCCCGCAGTATAGCGAAGATCAGTACCAGCAATCACTACAACACAATGACTGGACCAAGGAGGAAACGGATTATTTGCTCGAGTTGGCGCGCGACTTTGACCTTCGATGGCCTCTGATCTGGGATCGCTATGAATGGAACCCTCCCGCGACGAACGGAGAGGCTGATGCCGACGGCGATGAGAGCAAGGCCATCGTTCCAGCAACACGGCCACGTTCTCTGGAAGACCTCAAGGCAAGATACTACGAAGTTGCTTCCAAGATGATGGCAGCGCAAAAGCCTGTGCAGTACATGACGCAGCCGGAATTCTCCCTCCATGAACTCATGGCGCATTTCAACCCACAGCAAGAGAAATTAAGAAAGGAGTTTGCGCTCAACGCCTTGACCCGGTCACGCGAAGAAGCCCGTGAAGAGGAATCGCTATTGCTGGAAATTAAGCGCATTCTGGCACGTAGTGAGCGTTTCAACGAAGAGCGTCGCGAGTTGTATAATCGCCTCGATTATCCTCGAGCGGACACTGACATAAATGCCTTCAAATCTTCTGCTGGCTTGCAGAACCTCCTTCAGAACCTAATGACCGCCGACAAGTCCAAGAAACGCAAGTCGTTGATGCCTGGCGATGGTACCAGCCCTTCTGGCACCGCACCACCGCAGACAGCGGCTGCTGCATCTTCGGCCGCTACCGCTGCCGCTGCGGCGCAAGAAGCTGGGAGGCGGGAAAGCACAGCTGCGTCCACGGGGCCTCGTGATTCTACTGGACCTGCCGCTACACCGACAGCTTCGAACAACAAAAAGggtcagcaacagcaacaacaggagCGCCGTAAGCTCTCAACACAGGAGGAGCTACTGTACGGTGTGACACATCATGATCGATTGGGCTCTGGACCGACATTCCGAACCGAGAGAATCAATAAGCTGTTCTCACACAAGTCTAATCAACAACAGAACCGCATCACAAATGTTCTCAACGAACTGGATGTCCCTAACAAACTTGCCATGCCCACCGCGGCTACGACACATCAGTACGAACAGCTCCTTGCGGCTGTCAATAGTCTGCTTGATGCCCGCAAGGTATCGgacaagcttgatgctgagatcAAAGTTGAGCAGGCCAAAAAAGCAGAACGGGAAAAGGCTATGGCCCCCCCTGAATCTGAGTCTACAGTCGAAAAGGACAAGGCAGACCAGGACCCAGGGACCGGCAACGACTCAGAGGCAGGAGCCGCTACTGGAGCGACCGCCGGGAAAGCAGATGGCGACGTCACATCTGCACCTGGAGATACAAGCAAGGATATCTCAGAAATGACAGCCCCTACTATTGAGGCCTCGGACGCCTCGAGCAAGGAAACAGAACTGCTCAATGAAATCGACAAGAACGGGCGTCCTGGTAGCAGCGGTGCCGCGCACAAAAGAAGTGCCAGCGTTCTGAGTAGTGTCAGCGACAAGAGCAATAAAAGACAGAAGAAGTAG
- a CDS encoding related to acetyltransferase (nodulation protein nodL), whose product MSTFTALNGGSPRTTDPPTVTIEKPAMDERALSTSTSQPPPTPEVSPNQIPSQSSDRPPFQSPSYPDVEGSHKRKRSDSVEIRREHAVHAHTPESAHPHHESREPYGTPSRDYRPYGEEHRDKESWYSHQARDERSYDSQQNSATTPHGQTEEQIGDALRRATGQMDHNDYSNASPEGDDHSMIYGSQYGSEQRRDGVLQHDPKKRKRNFSNRTKTGCLTCRKRKKKCDEQKPECGNCLRGSFVCAGYPPQRGPGWQKPDNKAPAVPLESKDPTYIPPGAYGMPQQSPYGNQPVKRESLPPYRGQALRIDPPQGRPLVTDDDRPTASTLPSASVASPENKLSALPYTPANVFPTPVSANPQPPPPFGERMAKEYQRVPPLHDLSRTEPESAHLGNQLPQINILHPTRTNSPAPPPPAPTSNAQVAAQLALSHSQFPQRRTQKEEMLSGRHYYPFDKELCLERERCSAACWRFNNLTTPPTNGVSPEERARLFLEILQPRDPVRVSPTEASPVTNVGRVGRHVAVETPFICDYGYNITIGHHVVIGRNCTINDVCEVKIGDNCVIGPNVSIFTAGLPIDPKKRQGGQGPQMGKPITIEQDCWIGGGAIILPGRTIGKGSTVGAGSIVTKDVPPFTIVAGNPARVLRGIAS is encoded by the exons ATGTCAACTTTTACCGCCCTTAATGGGGGCTCACCCAGGACTACAGATCCGCCTACTGTGACGATAGAGAAGCCAGCCATGGATGAGCGCGCACTTAGCACATCGACATCTCAGCCTCCACCTACACCAGAAGTTTCACCAAATCAAATTCCCAGCCAAAGTTCGGATCGACCACCGTTTCAATCACCCAGTTATCCTGATGTAGAGGGGTCCCACAAGCGAAAGCGGTCTGATTCTGTTGAAATTCGTCGTGAGCATGCAGTGCATGCTCACACACCGGAATCCGCTCACCCTCATCACGAATCACGAGAGCCTTATGGAACTCCCTCAAGAGATTACCGCCCTTATGGCGAAGAGCACCGAGACAAAGAGTCTTGGTATTCTCATCAGGCACGCGATGAGCGAAGTTACGACTCACAGCAAAATTCAGCTACCACTCCTCATGGCCAAACAGAGGAGCAGATTGGTGACGCGCTTCGCAGGGCTACCGGTCAGATGGACCATAATGACTACTCAAATGCTAGTCCAGAAGGTGATGACCATTCCATGATATATGGTAGCCAATACGGATCCGAGCAGAGGCGTGACGGGGTCTTGCAGCATGACccaaaaaagagaaagaggaacTTCAGTAACAGAACCAAGACGGGTTGCCTGACCTGTCGGAAGCGCAAGAAAAAGTGCGATGAGCAGAAACCCGAGT GTGGAAACTGCCTTCGCGGAAGTTTCGTATGTGCAGGTTATCCACCTCAACGCGGGCCAGGATGGCAGAAGCCGGACAACAAGGCTCCTGCAGTTCCCCTTGAATCTAAGGACCCAACATACATCCCCCCGGGAGCTTATGGGATGCCACAGCAAAGCCCGTACGGTAATCAGCCTGTGAAGCGCGAATCCCTGCCACCTTATCGTGGCCAGGCTCTTCGCATAGACCCCCCACAAGGCCGCCCTTTGGTGACCGACGACGACCGGCCAACGGCATCAACACTGCCCAGCGCGTCTGTGGCCAGTCCCGAAAACAAACTCTCTGCTCTTCCTTACACTCCTGCAAACGTTTTCCCAACTCCAGTCAGCGCAAATCCTCAACCACCGCCACCCTTCGGAGAAAGGATGGCAAAGGAATACCAGCGTGTGCCTCCGCTGCACGATCTCAGCAGGACGGAACCGGAGTCTGCCCATTTAGGGAACCAGCTTCCACAGATTAACATACTTCACCCGACAAGAACCAACAGTCCCGCTCCTCCCCCGCCGGCCCCGACATCAAATGCCCAAGTCGCTGCTCAGCTGGCTTTATCGCACTCGCAGTTCCCGCAGAGACGAACTCAAAAAGAGGAGATGTTGTCTGGGCGACATTACTATCCATTCGACAAGGAGCTTTGCTTGGAGCGTGAGCGTTGCTCTGCGGCCTGCTGGAGGTTCAACAACCTCACCACCCCCCCTACTAACGGTGTATCTCCCGAAGAGCGTGCTCGCCTATTCCTCGAAATTCTACAGCCTCGCGATCCCGTTCGAGTTTCTCCCACAGAAGCTTCCCCAGTCACCAATGTTGGCCGCGTCGGCAGgcatgttgctgttgagacaCCCTTCATTTGCGATTACGgctacaacatcaccattGGCCATCATGTTGTCATTGGACGCAACTGCACGATCAATGATGTTTGCGAGGTCAAGATTGGCGACAACTGTGTTATTGGACCGAATGTCAGCATTTTCACGGCAGGACTCCCCATTGACCCCAAGAAACGCCAGGGTGGCCAGGGACCTCAGATGGGCAAGCCTATCACCATCGAGCAGGACTGCTGGATTGGCGGAGGTGCCATTATTCTTCCAGGGAGGACCATCGGCAAAGGCAGCACTGTTGGTGCCGGATCAATTGTCACCAAG GATGTTCCTCCTTTCACCATTGTAGCTGGAAACCCCGCGAGGGTCCTACGCGGCATCGCTTCTTAA
- a CDS encoding related to translation initiation factor 3 (47 kDa subunit), protein MAAAASESFIHLARPLAPNTVGIQTNLAPLTVNIQPQAVLSILDHAVRRDIRDTQSTRVIGALVGTRSEDGTEVEVRSCFAIPHTEEEDQVEVDVEYQKNMLALTLKANRGESLLGWYTTSHELNSFSALIQNFFGSPDTGTFPHPAIHMTISTEPGEDIQSRCYISAPVAVNAERAADSCLFIQVPHKILYGDADRSALEAIASAKDAESRTAPLVSDIEGLGRSIEQTISLLDRASEWINGVLDEDEEPNNTVGQYLLNALSLAPKVDPSQIEHDFNNHIQDVLMVSYLANTIRTQIDLSQRLAVANLTSNEKEGEGKSEDKGGRQGGKRGGRGGGRGGGQQREPREPREPREPAE, encoded by the exons ATGgccgctgctgcttctgagaGCTTCATTCACCTGGCGAGGCCTCTGGCGCCCAATACCGTGGGCATCCAGACTAACCTTGCCCCGCTCACTGTCAACATCCAGCCTCAG GCTGTCCTCTCTATCCTCGATCACGCCGTGCGACGAGACATCCGAGATACGCAATCTACCAGAGTTATTGGCGCCCTCGTCGGCACCCGATCTGAAGATGGCACTGAAGTCGAGGTTCGCTCGTGCTTCGCTATTCCCCAtaccgaggaggaggaccaagttgaggttgatgtcgaATACCAGAAGAACATGCTCGCCTTGACCCTGAAGGCCAACAGGGGCGAGTCCCTCCTCGGCTGGTACACCACCTCTCATGagctcaacagcttcagcGCCCTCATCCAGAACTTCTTCGGTAGCCCTGACACCGGCACATTCCCCCACCCCGCCATTCACATGACTATTTCTACCGAGCCTGGCGAGGACATACAATCTCGGTGCTACATCAGCGCTCCTGTTGCCGTGAACGCTGAGCGTGCTGCCGACAGTTGCCTTTTCATCCAGGTCCCCCACAAGATTCTCTACGGTGATGCCGATCGAAGTGCTCTCGAGGCTATCGCCAGTGCAAAGGACGCCGAGTCCCGAACAGCACCCCTTGTCTCTGACATTGAGGGTCTTGGTCGATCAATTGAGCAGACCATCAGCCTTCTCGATAGAGCGAGTGAGTGGATTAACGGAGttctggatgaggatgaggaaccCAACAACACTGTTGGCCAATACCTTCTCAACGCTCTGTCTCTTGCCCCCAAGGTCGATCCTTCCCAGATCGAGCATGATTTTAACAACCACATTCAAGACGTTCTCATGGTCAGCTACCTGGCCAACACTATCCGCACTCAGATCGACCTGTCCCAGCGGTTGGCTGTTGCCAACCTGACCAGCAACGAGAAGGAGGGCGAGGGCAAATCGGAGGACAAGGGTGGCCGACAGGGAGGCAAGCGAGGGGGCCGAGGTGGCGGCCGAGGTGGTGGCCAACAGCGTGAACCCCGAGAGCCAAGGGAACCTCGTGAGCCTGCTGAGTAA